Below is a window of Chiroxiphia lanceolata isolate bChiLan1 chromosome 9, bChiLan1.pri, whole genome shotgun sequence DNA.
caaaagattaaACTTATGATCTGTATTTATGTAAGGTATGCACAGTTGGCCCTCCTCAACCCTACCAGCTTCACACAGTATAGAGGCATTGAGGGGTAGGGAAGGATCTGTGTTATGTAAGCTAAGCGGAGAAGGAAGTATTCATTCCATAAAATGGGAAATTCTTCCAAAGAATACCCAAGGTGCACCCTGTATATACTGCAGTTTTACTCTACCTGTTCTTGCTTGTTCTGAAGCCATGTGTAAATAAATTTGGGCTGTACTGCCTCGCTGCCAGCTTTTGCAGCAGAGAGCACTGGGAAGGACTCATGGTGGGAACCATTCATTTGATGatctacaagaaaaaaaatacagtatcttCAGAAAAACTGGCTGCTGTCACTTTAGTCCTCACAATACAGCTCTCCATCGACATGGCTACTACACTTATGGCTACAAGACAGTGCTGTGGAAAAATCTCTACCTGAAACAGATGTCCACAGCTTTGGTCCCCTTCTCATAACAAGGGGACTTTGGAGCGGTCCATGCCAAGGGGAGTTTACATCCACAACTCCCTTCTTGCAATTTAAAGCAGGTGAGCTGAAGGGTGAACCAATGTCAGACCCAGGAGACGTCTTCAGAGGCATTAGGGAGGGTTTAACCAGTGGAGACATGGTGGCTCTGAGAACAATGTTAGACCTCTGTGACTGGAAAGACACGTCTTCTGTCCCAACAGCTCCTAATGACAAAGAACACACTACATGGAGACAACAGGCTGGCACAGATGAAATAAGAGACAGGTTTGTTATTTCATTGCTATTTCAACAACTTCTGTATCATCAGAGCTTTTATTATAGGACATTGGTACCGCTGTGGTCTTGCAAAGAAGTACATCAGCATAAGCATGGAGTGTTTTCCAAGTTCAACAGTTTAAGAACAGCAAGTAATGAGAAGGATCcttgtgaatttatttttctccttttgctaGCCATCATTACTACACCCTGATATAGATCCACATAAAGTGGGCTATTAGGATTAAGTACTAGAGAAAAGGCTACATATAGAAGAGTGACAAGTCTTTGGCAAGTTTGGTATGTAAAAAAAGGCATGTCTGTCTCAAAATCCAAGGAGTAGCAGCATCAGAAGAAATTCACCTCTGACATACCAACAgtccctgcttttcccagagCATTGCCTGCTAAGGGACTTCATTACCTGGCAGCCTTGTGctaacacagctctgctgccaggaatgATGCCCAAGTCTGGCAGGTAAAACATCCAAAATGCTTGGAGGCTGCACACAGCTCAGGAGTCAGACTGGGCTTTTCTTATTCTACAGTGATATTAGTGAATCacacaaacttaaaaaaacccctaatatTACCATCTTAAACTAATCATAAGAGCAGTTATGCAATTAAAAAGCATCTCTTGGCAAGTTTGTAAACAAACTGAGTAAACATATTCTTTCCAAGCTTTCTAGTTATTTTGAGATTATCTCAACAAGAATACCTAAAATGATATTGGGAGAGaatcttttttgtttgcatttatttccagaaattcCTGTGACTCATGTTCCTCGTAGAGCTTAACTAAAACTAATGTACCCTTGTATCTATCTGTACTGTCATGCTTTACAAACCTTTATGAGCATTTCCTCACATACCTGGAGTCTGTGGAGGTACTTTCAGCTCCCCCACTGGCTGCTTTGCTCTCccatttgctgctgcagcttcctgcTGTGCAATCAGCCTCTGGGTCAGATCACTCAGAAGACTCAAACACTCCCTTGATATTGCAGTCCAGTTGTGTGGGTGCCCACCTGACATATGCACACAAAAAGGAATGTTTagcccagctgctcctcttgTATCTGTTCTGACAGTGCCCATGTGCTCTCAGCAGGAGCTTCACAGTGACAGTACTACTCCATTTGTAAAACGCCACAGGGCATTTCCACTGTGACAGCTTGTTCATACTGAGAGGAAGATGAAAACATGGACAGATTCCATCCTCCTATCAATGGATAACTCTAAAAAGACTTCAGTGGAACCTGCTAAGCAAGCAGGAAACACAGGCAGTTCAACCTATCTGACCTGAAATCACTGAACAGTTAAAATGAACAAAGTAATATCAATGGGGATGGCAAACAGGTCTGAAGCAGTACAAACACTAGAATTCCTGATAAGGTGTTACAAAAGGTTCCTGAAGGCTTCTAAACAGTTTTAATTGACCTTCTCTGCCATATCTTTGAATATAGCAAAGGGCCTGTGTACTAATTGAAATTACAGCCAGTGTTTGCTCTCATGGCTCCAGGGGTGACTCACTATTTGTGCCTGATTTCCCCTCACTCACACCTCAACATTCAGCTTTTATACACATCTGCTGGAATATCCAGTCTGGACTGTTTGATTGGTGGTGTGAAGAGGGCTCTGCTTTCAATATCCTAAACCTCTATGTCCTCATGGCTGTCATTTAAATCAGACACCAGAATTGTCTGAGTTTAGTAGATGAAACAATACGAATATAGATAACTAAGCGTTCTTTTGGAAAAGGCACCACAAGGGATGAGGCCTCACAAAATTGCATCACTTATAAAAGCATTTGACTAAcaatttttgaaaaaggaaaagaatcaaCATGAAATAGTTTTTGTAATTACCTGGCTGACTAAGGCTAAAGACTTCCTGTCGTCGAACAGGGGAGTACTGGGAAAGTAACATCAAGTCTTGTAAGGCTAAAAActaacaaagaggaaaatgttttagTGCATGCAAAGTCcagtgtattttcttaaaaaaatatggagtTATCCATACAAAATCAATCCCTAAAGACTAAAACCAgccatgaaacagaaaaagaagggaggCAAATCCCTAGGACCACTCTGGATGTGGCTGCCGAGTTGGTAAGAGCTTCAGAGAACTTTACTGATATGTCAATTCTTTGGAGTTCAAGTAGATCTAATACTATTTTTTATCTGAGCAGCTCAGGCAGAAGGAGCCCAAGACACAAAAAAGTCTAAGGAAAGAACTGTTTTTGCAAACCAGAGCTCACCTACAGCTTTAGGGTCAGTGCCTTACGGGACCAACCTAACATTCTTTTTCATGTGATAATTAACGTGCACAATATGCAAGACCCTATCATAAATTAGACATTTTTAGTAACACCTGAGATTATAAATTGTGCTGTGCTCAACTCTTCTCCACACATCCTCTGATAATGCAGCTAAGCTTAAAAAGGCATTGCAACCTATTGTATCTCCAGCCTTACCAGAAATCTGTATAATCAGTAAATGTGGATTTTGCATGTGCAGGAGAATAATCTTATCTTTATTTACATAATACTTCTTATATGAGGCCTTCAATTTCTAAGTATTATAATCAGTAAGTCCTATTAATGATTACCATAGACCAAAAGTCCTCTTCTTTATTCACAGTATACACTAATACACTTATGTTGCAAACAGATCTTTCCCTCTAACTAAATGAATCCTTACAGTAATAGCGTGGTGAGCACCAGCAGATGTCACTACTAAACAAATTTTCACCATTAAGTGTAACAGCCTTTGTGAATGTTCTGAGGCAGCTTTTGAAGGAACTGGCACCTCAGTTAACAGAACTGGTACCAGGAAGATGTGGCTGAGTGCTCTGACAAACACCTCAGCACCCAGCCAGGAGGGAAGATGGTGGGAGTTCAATTACCTTTATAAGGAGGGGAGGATTGCTGTTTAAGATTTTAGGCAGGCACTGGTCTGTCTCCTCAGCAAATGTTGGCTGGACAGGAAAATGATGAGTCTAAATATAAATACCAGAAGTTATGTTATACAGAGGAAATCACAAGAAAACCTTATGAAAAACCCACCTGAGCTGTTACTTGTCAGGTGAATGATGAGCTACAAAAGCACATAATCCACTGCTTCAACTCACTGTAAATTGACCTGGAATTTCTAACACGTAATAAAAAGACTTTACTCCTTAcgtttaaaattgaaaaatctcagaaaaaattcagatattttgaTCTTAAAGTACCTTCCATGTACCCATAGAATACATAGCTAGGTGCATCATATCATTATGAAAGACATTCCTCTAACCACATACCTGTGAAAAACTAGTGATACCATCTTCCAAAACAAGACTGAAACCTGAACTGCAAAGTCTGTCTTGACCTGGATAACCATTCTGGTGAAGAACTAAGAGCTCTTTTACCAAAtaagaaaagacttttaaaatttttgttttgcactgtTCCACTGATAAGctaaaaaattcttatttttatcgTCATAATTTTCATGTCCCGTGTTTTAATATTAAGAATTCCTGTGGctataacatttaaaatgtgaagagCAGTGCTTGAATTGTATCAAACATCACAACTTTTTAACGCTATTTAACATGGTTCAGTTTGGGCACAGATTAACTGTTAGTTTTATGTTACTGCACTCATCTTACTCACCATAGTTTTATTCTCCTCTGTTTCCAactgcaaaatttaaatttgaggTAGCAATTGCTTTCAAAGTGTTAATAAATGGACTAAATTTCTTTCATGACTTCAGTTAACACTATGCAAATACTTATAAACAACTCTGGAATTTTttagctcattaaaaaaaataaaatcatgtgaATAAACAAATGTTTTGTTCAACAGTCAAAAGGGCAATATCCATTTTATACCTTCCCAGATGGATATTTTTGTCTTCCAGAGTTCTATAAGCAATAGAACAATTACAGACAGTGACACTGTTCACTGGTGCTTCAGTTATTATCCTTTGAGACACCTCAGGGCTGTTGTTATGCTTAGACCTTTTTAAAGCTAACATCCCAACAGCACTGTGTGCCATTTCACTCCATGAGTGCTTTGCACTAATACATTGATGCAGGACTTAAAcctcacttttttccccctatttaTCTGCAGTCTAGTCaagctttcactgaaaaaaaaaaaaaaagttggacTATTTTTCCTCTATATTCTTACAAAGAAATATCTGTATTTGTAAATAAAGATCAGTCAATTCTTTGTTGGCAAgactcttcctttctcccccccTTCAATCAGGGTCTCATATATTTAAATGGTCTTTTTTTAGCCCTTTTAATTTGTAACTTTATGGTTGAATGAAAAAGCACAAGTGTCTTAATTCCCACGGTTGCTTGAAGTCTATTTTAATACTGCAGACCTAATTAGATTAACATGTTTCTGCTTTGGAGAACTCTGTACTTTGAGGGTTTGCTTAAATTTGAGCTTTCTAGACCTTAGCTTGCAGGAAACAGTTTATTGTTTTCTTAGCTTGTCTTGCTCTAAGCAGAAAGGGAAAGTCAGTTAATGCCCAGGCCTGTCTTGACTGTTGGGTTATCAGTTACTGTCTGCAGTGCATGCTGTGAAAATTCAACTCACAATAAGTTATTTCCTAgtaaaactgcttttgaaagaaagtaTTATCTGTGCAACACCAATGTTCTACCTTTAGCACTGTCACAAGTACTAACCTCTGTAGCATAGATTTTGAAGAGCAGCCATGCAATGTACCAGGTCATCAGAAGAAACACACCACACAACCAGGTATGGTAAAACAAGGAGAGATCCAATAAGCCACTCAGAGTGTCAAGAGGATGCAATTTACTGGAGATAAAACCAAGAAGATACAAGTATTTTAGTAGTTTTATTTTGGGAGATGTTTGCAGTAAGCTGttacagcagcaacaacaactACAGGAATaaagttgttttggtttgggtttttttgcaaaaacaattttttaaatgtgtttgaGATACCAgtactttgatttttcagtaaCTGATGAAATAAAGTTCagacaaattaatgaaactaaggaaaagaaatatgaaataagtAATAATGATTACAGTTTTAGACAATTAAGGTGTTAAGGCTCCAGCTTCCctattataaaaacaaacaagagccatataaaaataaagatgccccaccaaaaaaacagcacagaaaagcaggtACAACACATACATGCAATTTTGAGAGATTAGCCTTTCTAATACTTTAGAGACTTACAGAGATGAAATAAACAGAGGATTTCTTAATTCCTATCTTAATGACAAGATGGTTCCCACAAAGGGTTGTTGGTTCCTTTTGGATCCATTTCAGAAGCACCCAACATTCCCACATTTCATGTGGGAAAGGCAAGGAACCAAGTCCTGCTATCAAGAGACAGCTGCTAAGCTGCACCTCCTCAGCAAAGGGAGCTGTCAGCAATATTCCAAGCTTCCAGCACAATGTCCTACCTACCTGTCTATATGAAGATCCATTGTGGTACATATCCATACCTTTGGGATATAACCTATGGAATcaaaaagaaacaccaaaacaaatgtgacactgcagcacacacacacaacaggCCAAAAAGAAGACAAACACAGAATTAAGGCAGAGACAAGAGACTGGTCTTGTAACACACATGGACAAGGAAACAATCtgcctttggggtttttgtttttatggaaACTGACATAAATTAGAAATATGGTGGTTCTATCTCCTGATGTAAATAAAGTGGAAATAATTCTTCCATATTTTGACATAGTTTAGGAGGATAATTATAACCATAACATAAAGAATTCCTTATTTTTAGAAGTCCTTTGCAAACATCTTTATCAgcagagatttttcttaaaGACAACATGCCATTTTCATATGGGAGGGAGACATACTGCCTTTgtctccccagctccctctaAAAAATATATAGGGCACTTGAGAATAAAGCCAAAGTGTTACtttttacctaaaaaaaatagggaaaacaTAGCAACATTACAAGTGGTGAAGTCATGCCCACTGCTGGTGTGTCACATTCAGCTCTGTGACACTACACTTCCAATGCCAAGCAATGAAGGGAGCAGTCCCAAGGCATGGAGATGCTTATTAATCTATATATATTTCggcatatttaaagaaaaaagggaatataAATTACAGACAAAAACTTTTTTCAATTGCACTGTTTTCAGATTTATAACCTCTTTGCACAAATCAGGAGAGGTCTGTACAGAGTGGCCCAAAGCATCAGGTTTTGATGTAAATTGTGAACCACCAGCTGATCAGATTTTGGTTGCTCCATTTACAAGCAATTACAGGTTATTTCACTGCTGCCTACAATGAGATTTCCTGCACAGAAGAGATCACCAGAGACAGTAACACAGTGATCAAACAGACTTCAGGGTAGAAATGTATTattccccactcccttccccctAGAACACTGTCACCTCCTTATCATGTATCAGCCAGACAATAAATTCTTATAGAAGGTGTTCATCTCTTTGGAAAGAGACATTTCTCTTATGCTAAACAGACTTCTGTGAGGCTGTAAGAACTGCCATCCTACAAATATTGCTGTACAAACCCTgtgccttttcctcctgtcttaCAGAGGTGTTAGatctctctttttgtttaaacaagtCTAAGTGTCTTCAGCAAGTTACCTGAAAGGCTAAAAAATAGCATAACAGGCCTGATTGAttaaagttttcaaaatacaggaataaaaaagaaaaaaaaaagagagagaacttCAGGAACACATACCAAAAAAGTAATATGCAACAAAGAAGTTTCTAACAAAATATACTGATTCCACACAACTGTGTTTGATCAGGAGAGGCAAAGATCTTCTGAAACGTAGATACTTGTAttgctaaaaacaaacaagtaaaagtTTAGTATTGAAGTCTAGATGAGTTAAAATATTAGTTTAAGGCAATTCCAAGTGTTACACATACTATTTATTCTCCCAATCTTTCCTGCCATTTTATAAGCATTCTCTAGTTCTCATCCTTTTCCTACTTGTAGCAGGAGAAAATGGAGGATGGAGTAAATTGACTCTATACACAAGGGAAGACACTATAAACTCtaatgcaaaataaaggaaaaaaacccgaAGAATACATATTTAATCTACTAGATTTCATTTAGATTCTAAATGTTCAATTAAATTATAGGGGAAATTTAGACAAACATGAGTTTCAGAGTCAGTAATCCTCCAAGGAGAGAAACCAACCTAATGCCTTCCTCCATACAactaaattatatttctttccaaatgacTAAAGCAACCCAGCTGACAAATGAAACCTTGAAAATGAAACCATGCAAATTAAACCAAAGTGATTTCATTCTTTACTTGGCtaagttacattaaaaaaaaaaaaaggagaattaacAATATtcaagtaataatttttttaaaaaatactacaGCTACAGCATTGGCAAAATGATGTCTGGTTTGATGATAAACTCAGTGCTCAGCATAATgcagaataaatgtttttcactAATACAAGCAACCTTGTTTAAAGACACCTCTTGCCAAGTTGGCTGGACTGTGTAAACTTGCCAATGAGGCAAAGTTAATGACTGCTGTGAGGCTACAGGAACAgaataagtatttttaagatGATGTTTCACAATGGTACAGGTTTCTTCTGCGGGACTGTCCCCTCCAAAGGAATTGTTGGAATTTCAGTTTCCATAGCACTACAAACATGGAACAGCTTTAGACATTGAGCTTTAAGCAAGATTAAATATGCTATTTAGACTTGAACTGAGTTGGTACCCATTTACAACTGATAATATgcctgcctttatttttaaagtctcaAGATTCTCAGCTTTTAGGTGACCCTTGTCAGTTCAAGGAGTTGATATCCAGTTGCCTCCAGTTGATATCCAGTGTATGTTGCCTCTTTCCTGTAGTTCACCTGCCACCTCAGCCAGCTTTTAACATGCATCAGATGAGTCTAAGTATAAATATTCCAGTCACAGCATCCCAATTTTTGTGTTCATTTGaagggagctgagcaggaaggaggaagatgagcACTGCAGGCATTTAAAGCTGAGTGCACACTTAATCTATCAGTGAAACCTGCCCACAGATCACTCCTACTGCCACAGTCAGATATACAAACTGTCCAGGCTTTTTTCTGATCACTGTTTTACTTAGACATGTCCTTCTACAAAGGTGTTTAAACCTCTTACCTGAATGATTGGAAATGGCAAATAATTCATATTGTTGATAAGATAGAAAAGGCTATAACTGTATCCCAAGAAAGTTCCAGAAAGTAGAAAGAAGAGGTGATACTCATTTAGGCACGTCTGAGGAACAGCATCATCTAGGCTAAAACAGAAAACTTAGAATTAATTCGGagttcaaaacaaataaactcaTTCAAGCCTTAGGAAGTTCAAATGAGAAGTCTGATTTTGCTTTCCTAATCAGTACATGTGATGGTATCTCAGTAAGTTTTTGCTAAAGTAGGAATCCCACCACctgtttttgtattttatgcatTTAGGATGCTTCCAGTATTTATGAATAATAAGACCAAGTGACAACCAATTTGACACCATTCAACTTTCCACTAAGAATCCTGGCAATTTAGTTTTTCTGGTCCAGTTATTTCTCTATGCactgtaacatttaaaaaaggtggtattttctgtcctttaataaagaaaatcaaCACAGAATTACTTACTTTTGAGAGTACCCAAATTCTAGggattttttgaaagaaattatcagtaaatacattttataataaaaatttttggtttatctttaacacacacacacacaattacCTTTCTGAAGGTGTACAGGACACAGCAAGAAACTGGAACCTGCCTTTTGTCATAACTGTAGCACACCAAGCCACCAGCATTCCCATTACAGCATGAACAAAAGAATGGATGACTTGCTGAGGGTGAATAATTTTTCCTATCAGTGCTAATCGAGAGCATGGTATCGATGGCACAActgtaaataaagcagaaaatgaattttcacttcttactaataaaacttttcattaaaaaaaaaataaaaaaaaaccaaaatgaaaactaaaaaacccACCATTGTCACCAAAGAACTTTTCACAGTTGGGATTGGTCACtaaattataaagaaataatgagATGGCTCAGCTAAGTGTCTCAGCCATGAGGTAAGTGGGAATTTGGGATGATTTACTCAAAAATAAGCTTTGCGTATTCTCTATATTAGTTTAAAAGGAAATCTAATCCACTAACATTAAATACATTGAATGTAAGCCCAAATGTCTTTAAATGGTCATCCTATTTAATTAGAGTATAAAAGACAGTTCTGCAGTTTACACAACCCACCTGCATAAAATTCAACGTTGAAGATGCTTATTACAATTAGCACCACAGACATGAGGAGGATACAAAAGATGACATAGGAAGTATACAAATCATTGAAAGAATctaaaaaaaacagaaaatattatagTTCAGGAGATTGCAGTAACACAGCAGTGGCACATTAAGTAACAGAAAAGAGCAGATAAATCAGCAGCAATCCAGTGAGAGCTTAAAGGGGGTAATGGTCAATGGACTCTCTAATCCCTTTAGATCTGCCCAGATGCACATTTCTGCATAAAACCATATTtaaacttcacagaaaatattttacaccCTTATAACTGGTTTTCTCATAACTGAACACTCAGagtttagtttaaaaaaaaaagccttctaaGTGAATTAAACTGTGGCTCATGTAAAGCAGATTCCCTTAATTCAATAAAAGCTGCAGCCATCCAGTGATgctaaaaagggaagaaagtccttacagactgaaaatacaaaaccccaaaagca
It encodes the following:
- the NDC1 gene encoding nucleoporin NDC1; translated protein: MEAAAGGQRVLLRQVLGWRVAAAVTWSVVLLPVCTAAFIVLSGLDLLHPVRWISNSFNDLYTSYVIFCILLMSVVLIVISIFNVEFYAVVPSIPCSRLALIGKIIHPQQVIHSFVHAVMGMLVAWCATVMTKGRFQFLAVSCTPSESLDDAVPQTCLNEYHLFFLLSGTFLGYSYSLFYLINNMNYLPFPIIQQYKYLRFRRSLPLLIKHSCVESVYFVRNFFVAYYFFGYIPKVWICTTMDLHIDSKLHPLDTLSGLLDLSLFYHTWLCGVFLLMTWYIAWLLFKIYATETHHFPVQPTFAEETDQCLPKILNSNPPLLIKFLALQDLMLLSQYSPVRRQEVFSLSQPGGHPHNWTAISRECLSLLSDLTQRLIAQQEAAAANGRAKQPVGELKVPPQTPGAVGTEDVSFQSQRSNIVLRATMSPLVKPSLMPLKTSPGSDIGSPFSSPALNCKKGVVDVNSPWHGPLQSPLVMRRGPKLWTSVSDHQMNGSHHESFPVLSAAKAGSEAVQPKFIYTWLQNKQEQIKNFLSRRALIMYFFSKHPEASIQAVFSDAQMHIWALEGLSHLVAASFTEDQFGVVQTTLPAILNTLLTLQEVVDRHFKLPHVSSKPSRVSGSLVDTSYKTLRFALRASLKTALYRITTVFGEHLNAVQVSTEHKKRLQQFLEYKE